Proteins encoded together in one Corallococcus caeni window:
- a CDS encoding 2OG-Fe(II) oxygenase translates to MSARRGGALAVRPVAGVPARVRAVDWEATGRELDARGCAALEHLLTPEECEALALLYDVEDAFRSRVVMARHGFGRGEYKYFDHPLPEVVTELRTAMYPWLAPIANRWNTAMGIDVRYPDAHADFLARCHEAGQVRPTPLLLRYGVDDYNCLHQDLYGEHVFPLQVAILLSEPGRDFTGGELVLTEQRPRMQSRAEVVSLRQGDAVVFAVHHRPVQGTRGTYRVNLRHGVSRLRSGMRHTLGIIFHDAT, encoded by the coding sequence ATGAGTGCACGACGCGGAGGTGCGCTCGCGGTCCGTCCCGTGGCGGGAGTCCCTGCGCGAGTGCGCGCGGTGGACTGGGAGGCAACGGGCCGGGAGCTGGATGCCCGTGGGTGCGCGGCGCTGGAGCACCTGCTCACGCCCGAGGAGTGCGAGGCCCTGGCGCTGCTCTACGACGTGGAGGATGCGTTTCGCAGCCGCGTGGTGATGGCAAGACATGGATTTGGCCGGGGTGAATACAAATACTTCGACCACCCGCTGCCAGAGGTCGTGACGGAGCTGCGCACGGCGATGTATCCGTGGCTCGCGCCCATCGCGAACCGCTGGAACACGGCCATGGGCATCGACGTGCGGTATCCGGACGCGCACGCGGACTTCCTCGCGCGTTGCCATGAAGCGGGACAGGTGCGGCCAACTCCCCTGCTCCTGCGCTACGGCGTGGACGACTACAACTGCCTGCACCAGGACCTGTATGGTGAGCACGTCTTCCCACTCCAGGTGGCCATCCTCCTCTCTGAACCCGGCCGTGACTTCACAGGCGGAGAGCTCGTGCTGACGGAGCAGCGTCCGCGAATGCAATCCCGCGCGGAGGTCGTCTCCCTGCGGCAGGGAGACGCGGTCGTCTTCGCGGTGCACCACCGCCCCGTGCAAGGCACGCGAGGCACCTACCGCGTCAACCTGCGGCATGGTGTCAGTCGCTTGCGCTCAGGAATGAGGCACACACTGGGCATCATTTTCCATGATGCGACGTAG
- the ada gene encoding bifunctional DNA-binding transcriptional regulator/O6-methylguanine-DNA methyltransferase Ada: MATKTEVLAAATVGDPRWAAVVARDAAADGRFFYSVRTTGVFCRPSCGARTPRPENVGFHASVEAAEQAGFRACRRCKPGEPSLAVKHADRVAELCRFIQASEEMPSLEQLAERAGLSPYHLHRVFKAVTGLTPKGYAAAQRAERIRTGLTKRGSVTEAIYDAGFNSSGRFYETSSQVLGMTPTNFRAGGANTEIRFAIAECSLGPILVATSNRGVCAILMGDDPDALAKDLQDRFPQATLVGGDATFEQLVAKVVGFVEAPGVGLDLPLDVRGTAFQQRVWQALREIPAGKTASYTDIAQRIGAPKSVRAVAQACGANALAVVIPCHRVVRNDGALSGYRWGVERKRTLLEREAESSKHDGLKRGAQG; the protein is encoded by the coding sequence ATGGCGACGAAGACGGAAGTCCTCGCGGCGGCGACGGTGGGCGACCCGCGCTGGGCAGCGGTCGTCGCTCGGGATGCGGCGGCGGATGGACGCTTCTTCTATTCCGTGCGGACGACGGGCGTGTTCTGCCGTCCGTCGTGTGGCGCTCGGACGCCCCGGCCGGAGAACGTGGGGTTCCACGCGTCGGTGGAGGCGGCGGAGCAGGCGGGGTTTCGCGCGTGCAGGCGCTGCAAGCCAGGGGAGCCCTCGCTCGCCGTGAAGCACGCGGACCGGGTGGCCGAGCTGTGCCGCTTCATCCAGGCGTCCGAGGAGATGCCGAGCCTGGAGCAACTGGCGGAGCGCGCGGGGCTGTCGCCCTATCACCTGCACCGCGTGTTCAAGGCCGTGACGGGGCTGACGCCGAAGGGCTACGCGGCGGCGCAGCGGGCGGAGCGGATCCGCACGGGCCTGACGAAGCGCGGCTCTGTCACCGAGGCCATCTACGACGCCGGGTTCAACTCCAGCGGCCGCTTCTACGAAACCTCCAGCCAGGTCCTGGGCATGACGCCGACGAACTTCCGCGCCGGGGGCGCGAACACGGAGATCCGCTTCGCCATCGCGGAGTGCTCGCTGGGGCCCATCCTCGTCGCCACGAGCAACCGGGGCGTGTGCGCCATCCTGATGGGAGATGATCCGGACGCGCTGGCGAAGGACCTCCAGGACCGCTTCCCGCAGGCGACGCTGGTGGGCGGGGACGCGACGTTCGAGCAGCTGGTGGCGAAGGTCGTGGGCTTCGTGGAGGCGCCGGGCGTGGGGCTGGACCTGCCCCTGGACGTGAGGGGCACGGCGTTCCAGCAGCGCGTGTGGCAGGCCTTGCGTGAGATTCCGGCGGGCAAGACGGCGAGCTACACGGACATCGCGCAGCGGATTGGCGCACCGAAGTCGGTGCGAGCCGTGGCGCAAGCGTGCGGCGCGAACGCGCTGGCGGTGGTGATTCCGTGTCACCGGGTGGTGCGCAATGACGGTGCGCTGTCTGGCTATCGGTGGGGCGTGGAGCGCAAGCGCACGCTGCTGGAGCGAGAGGCGGAGTCCTCCAAGCATGATGGGCTCAAGCGAGGGGCCCAGGGATGA
- a CDS encoding TetR/AcrR family transcriptional regulator: MKEATADAILSAAAGVFARDGLHAAKMESIAELAGVSVGTLYNHFTDRAALLDALRVKRRQVMLDRLDKALAPVTERPAREQLRAFVTAVFAHAAEQDAFVRVLMQLPEDPARKSRMMAELTRRLTVILDRGIQAGDIRAEGRAFYPALLMGMVRGALDRLREADAANPPAAAWAEEILRVFLKGIEVD; this comes from the coding sequence ATGAAGGAAGCCACCGCCGACGCCATCCTGTCGGCGGCCGCGGGGGTGTTCGCGCGGGACGGCCTGCACGCGGCGAAGATGGAGTCCATCGCCGAGCTGGCAGGCGTGTCGGTGGGGACGCTCTACAACCACTTCACCGACCGCGCGGCCCTGCTGGACGCGCTGCGCGTGAAGCGGCGGCAGGTGATGCTGGACCGGCTGGACAAGGCCCTGGCGCCCGTGACGGAGCGGCCCGCGCGCGAACAGCTGCGCGCCTTCGTGACGGCGGTGTTCGCCCACGCGGCGGAGCAGGACGCGTTCGTCCGGGTGCTGATGCAGCTGCCGGAGGACCCCGCGCGCAAGAGCCGCATGATGGCGGAGCTCACCCGGCGCCTGACGGTCATCCTCGACCGGGGCATCCAGGCCGGTGACATCCGCGCGGAGGGCCGCGCGTTCTACCCGGCCCTCTTGATGGGAATGGTGCGCGGCGCGCTGGACCGCCTGCGCGAGGCCGACGCCGCGAACCCTCCGGCGGCCGCCTGGGCGGAGGAGATCCTCCGCGTCTTCTTGAAGGGCATCGAGGTCGACTGA
- a CDS encoding DHA2 family efflux MFS transporter permease subunit: MATAVATPEVLAQATPKAPVNKWLVTLSVTFGTLMGAIDSSIVNVALPQIRGAVGATVQEITWATTGFVIATVMVMPLTGFLGRMFGQKRVYLACLVLFVAGSFLCGLAWNLPTLVLFRFLQGLGAGALQPTEQAILRQTFPPKEQGTAMAIFGMAVMVGPAIGPTLGGYIVDNWHWSWIFFINVPVGILGFFMVARFVQEDDQLRATARREAEQQRKHMDWAGITLLCMGLATLQYFLEEGQADDWFESPVIVICALLSATCLIAFVIRELTAVAPAVNLRLFKDPVFASGTLLGALVFAVLMASMFLLPVFMQELLGFTATQSGFSLMPRTLVMMLMMPIVGRLYGKVPARVLVGIGIVFAGFGAYEMSHFSLATGSRNIIAAIALQGVGFSLMFVPLSATALGSIPRERMADATGLNSLLRQIGGSVGLAIFTTLLSRYSVLSKASIAAHLYPERWEVASRMAATQKGLMQHGLDAASASMASLQMMVGNVSRQAMVLAFDKLFVLAALMFVVVLPLIYFLKDPPSVGGSHEKPHIDVEI, encoded by the coding sequence ATGGCGACAGCCGTCGCGACACCGGAGGTCCTGGCACAAGCCACGCCCAAGGCCCCCGTCAACAAGTGGCTCGTCACGCTGTCGGTGACGTTCGGCACGCTGATGGGCGCCATCGACTCGTCCATCGTGAACGTGGCGCTGCCGCAGATCCGCGGCGCCGTGGGCGCCACGGTGCAGGAGATCACCTGGGCCACCACGGGCTTCGTCATCGCCACGGTGATGGTGATGCCGCTCACGGGCTTCCTGGGCCGCATGTTCGGCCAGAAGCGCGTGTACCTGGCGTGCCTGGTGCTCTTCGTCGCGGGCTCGTTCCTGTGCGGGCTCGCGTGGAACCTGCCCACGCTGGTGCTCTTCCGCTTCCTGCAGGGCCTGGGCGCGGGCGCGCTCCAACCCACCGAGCAGGCCATCCTGAGGCAGACGTTCCCGCCCAAGGAGCAGGGCACGGCGATGGCCATCTTCGGCATGGCCGTGATGGTGGGTCCGGCCATTGGCCCCACGCTGGGCGGCTACATCGTGGACAACTGGCACTGGTCCTGGATCTTCTTCATCAACGTGCCAGTGGGCATCCTGGGCTTCTTCATGGTGGCCCGCTTCGTCCAGGAGGACGACCAGCTGCGCGCCACCGCGCGCCGGGAAGCCGAGCAGCAGCGCAAGCACATGGACTGGGCGGGCATCACGCTGCTCTGCATGGGCCTGGCCACCCTCCAGTACTTCCTGGAGGAGGGGCAGGCGGATGACTGGTTCGAGTCCCCCGTCATCGTCATCTGCGCGCTCCTCTCCGCCACGTGCCTCATCGCCTTCGTCATCCGCGAACTCACGGCGGTGGCGCCCGCGGTGAACCTGCGCCTGTTCAAGGACCCGGTGTTCGCGTCCGGCACGCTGCTGGGCGCGCTGGTGTTCGCGGTGCTCATGGCCAGCATGTTCCTCTTGCCGGTGTTCATGCAGGAGCTGCTGGGCTTCACCGCGACGCAGTCCGGCTTCTCGCTGATGCCGCGCACGCTGGTGATGATGTTGATGATGCCCATCGTCGGGCGGCTGTACGGCAAGGTGCCGGCGCGGGTGCTGGTGGGGATTGGCATCGTGTTCGCGGGCTTCGGCGCCTACGAGATGAGCCACTTCTCGCTCGCCACCGGCTCCCGCAACATCATCGCGGCCATCGCGCTGCAGGGCGTGGGCTTCAGCCTGATGTTCGTGCCGCTCAGCGCCACGGCGCTCGGCAGCATCCCGCGCGAGCGGATGGCGGACGCGACGGGCCTCAACTCGCTCCTGCGCCAGATTGGCGGCTCCGTGGGCCTGGCCATCTTCACCACGCTCCTGTCGCGCTACAGCGTGCTGTCCAAGGCCTCCATCGCGGCGCACCTGTACCCGGAGCGGTGGGAGGTGGCCAGCCGCATGGCCGCCACCCAGAAGGGGCTCATGCAGCACGGCCTGGACGCCGCGAGCGCCAGCATGGCCAGCCTCCAGATGATGGTGGGCAACGTGTCGCGCCAGGCCATGGTGCTCGCGTTCGACAAGCTCTTCGTCCTGGCGGCGCTGATGTTCGTGGTGGTGCTGCCGCTCATCTACTTCCTCAAGGACCCCCCGAGCGTCGGGGGTTCCCACGAGAAACCCCACATCGACGTGGAGATTTAA
- a CDS encoding HlyD family secretion protein gives MATTTTAPQLVPEAAPAPAAAAQAKRGKRGFLILGVVVATILLAIGGFKLVTAGQETTDDAQVEADVVPLASRVSGPVVKVSVLDNATVHQGDVLLQIDPRPYEARVKQAEAELESARAQAAAADAQATVAEAGAKGGLSSAKALVSTSTSAVSSAQAQVAAARAAVTRAESQARKATLDLERAQSLRQQNVVAQSALDDARTANETAQAALEGARAQLALAEEGRRTAESKVAEAKGQLDVSAPIDEKIAAAQANASLAHARVKGAEAALDQAKLQLEDTRIVAPADGQVSKLSVHAGQLLSPGQAVAELVPLTTYVVANFKETQVGHMQPGQRVEVELDAFSGEKLEGKVESLSGGTGSRFSLLPPDNASGNFVKVVQRVPVRITWVHPPEGLALRAGLSADVTVHTK, from the coding sequence ATGGCAACGACAACGACAGCTCCCCAACTCGTCCCCGAAGCGGCGCCCGCGCCCGCCGCCGCGGCACAGGCGAAGCGCGGCAAGCGGGGCTTCCTCATCCTCGGCGTCGTCGTGGCCACCATCCTGCTGGCCATTGGTGGCTTCAAGCTCGTCACCGCCGGGCAGGAGACCACCGACGACGCGCAGGTGGAGGCGGACGTGGTGCCCCTGGCCTCGCGCGTGTCCGGCCCCGTGGTGAAGGTGTCCGTGCTGGACAACGCCACCGTGCACCAGGGGGACGTGCTCCTTCAAATCGATCCGCGTCCGTACGAGGCGCGCGTGAAGCAGGCGGAAGCCGAGCTGGAGTCCGCGCGCGCCCAGGCGGCCGCGGCGGACGCGCAGGCCACGGTGGCGGAGGCCGGCGCGAAGGGCGGCCTGTCCAGCGCGAAGGCGCTCGTGTCCACGAGCACGTCCGCGGTGAGCAGCGCCCAGGCCCAGGTGGCGGCGGCCCGCGCCGCCGTGACGCGCGCGGAGTCCCAGGCCCGCAAGGCCACGCTGGACCTGGAGCGGGCCCAGAGCCTGCGCCAGCAGAACGTGGTGGCGCAGAGCGCGCTGGATGACGCGCGGACGGCCAACGAGACGGCGCAGGCCGCGCTTGAGGGCGCCCGCGCGCAGCTCGCCCTGGCGGAGGAGGGCCGGCGCACCGCGGAGAGCAAGGTCGCGGAGGCGAAGGGCCAGCTCGACGTGAGCGCCCCCATCGACGAGAAGATCGCCGCCGCCCAGGCCAACGCGTCGCTGGCGCACGCCCGGGTGAAGGGCGCGGAGGCCGCGCTGGACCAGGCGAAGCTCCAGCTGGAGGACACGCGCATCGTGGCCCCGGCGGACGGCCAGGTGTCCAAGCTGTCCGTGCACGCGGGCCAGCTGCTCAGCCCCGGCCAGGCCGTGGCGGAGCTGGTGCCGCTCACCACCTACGTGGTGGCCAACTTCAAGGAGACGCAGGTGGGCCACATGCAGCCCGGCCAGCGCGTGGAGGTGGAGTTGGATGCCTTCTCCGGTGAGAAGCTGGAGGGCAAGGTGGAGAGCCTCTCCGGCGGCACCGGCTCCCGCTTCTCCCTGCTGCCGCCCGACAACGCGTCCGGCAACTTCGTGAAGGTCGTGCAGCGCGTGCCCGTGCGCATCACCTGGGTGCACCCGCCCGAAGGCCTGGCCCTGCGCGCCGGCCTCTCCGCCGACGTGACGGTGCACACGAAGTAG
- a CDS encoding 1,9-bis(guanidino)-5-aza-nonane synthase, with product MTDTPSKTGLLRAPIQHIDIKALDVRPLVEAMGHMAFQARNLSRAAGLYDAMLRDERCGVILCLAGSLFSAGLKQVVVDMVRHRMVDAIVSTGALIVDQDFFEALGFRHYKGRADADDNALRELHIDRIYDTYIDEDELRECDATIARIAAELEPRPYSSREFIGEMGRYLVKHGRTRDSVVLAAHEMGVPIFVPAFSDCSAGFGLVHHQWHRAGKPQVSIDSARDFLELTKCRLRMEDSGLFMVGGGVPKNFAQDIVVAADFVEQPVAMHKYAVQLTVADERDGALSGSTLREASSWGKVSTVHEQMVYGEATVTMPLVVGAAFHGRGWERRPERRLVDACG from the coding sequence GTGACAGACACTCCCAGCAAGACCGGGCTGCTTCGCGCTCCCATCCAGCACATCGACATCAAGGCCCTGGACGTGCGGCCGCTCGTGGAGGCCATGGGGCACATGGCCTTCCAGGCGCGCAACCTGAGCCGCGCCGCGGGGCTCTATGACGCCATGCTCCGTGACGAACGGTGCGGCGTCATCCTCTGCCTCGCCGGCAGCCTGTTCTCCGCCGGCCTGAAGCAGGTGGTGGTGGACATGGTGCGTCACCGGATGGTGGACGCCATCGTCTCCACCGGGGCGCTCATCGTGGACCAGGACTTCTTCGAGGCGCTGGGCTTCCGCCACTACAAGGGCCGCGCGGACGCGGACGACAACGCGCTGCGCGAGCTGCACATCGACCGCATCTACGACACGTACATCGACGAGGACGAGCTGCGCGAGTGCGACGCCACCATCGCGCGCATCGCGGCGGAGCTGGAGCCGCGTCCGTACTCGTCACGCGAGTTCATCGGGGAGATGGGCCGGTACCTGGTGAAGCACGGCAGGACGCGCGACAGCGTGGTGCTGGCGGCGCATGAAATGGGCGTGCCCATCTTCGTCCCGGCGTTCAGCGACTGCTCGGCGGGGTTCGGGCTGGTGCACCACCAGTGGCACCGCGCGGGGAAGCCCCAGGTGTCCATCGACAGCGCGAGGGACTTCCTGGAGCTGACGAAGTGCCGGCTGCGGATGGAGGACTCGGGGCTGTTCATGGTGGGCGGCGGCGTGCCGAAGAACTTCGCCCAGGACATCGTCGTGGCGGCGGACTTCGTGGAGCAGCCGGTGGCCATGCACAAGTACGCGGTGCAGCTCACGGTGGCGGACGAGCGTGACGGCGCGCTGTCCGGCTCCACGCTGCGCGAGGCCAGCAGCTGGGGCAAGGTGTCCACCGTGCACGAGCAGATGGTGTACGGAGAGGCCACGGTGACGATGCCGCTGGTGGTGGGCGCCGCCTTCCACGGGCGCGGCTGGGAGCGGCGGCCGGAGCGCCGGCTCGTGGACGCCTGCGGGTAG
- a CDS encoding DUF3103 domain-containing protein translates to MKPAALRERISVSLAADKREVALTLAKQDPVLRKALASRLSGEQLAVDLKQWLSTVPAPASVTGVAERADLSIRRLKGLDRELDSLLQLRLASASMLTALQQGVDPLYAYEPDGDDSQWRFIEAFDGLGRVHRLDVHRMPDQPVLVVDIDARRDLAAGIKLMREQLVTLGQRPLPVLDTAAAVPSTPVTILDRIYLNNDEEPWISGNAEVYAIVNGVDPSRDAPQLDIVDMPYLDTDGRTYFPNQVLIFWERYRWAAANVILMEHDDNTSYQELVSYLFNVASQILTAIGQPEIGALVALGSGLVDRMPGEWFTNDDDYVDSFYTLEKNLTYTNHTGARGNAVVSLRPYALTSQ, encoded by the coding sequence ATGAAGCCAGCGGCGCTGCGCGAACGCATCAGCGTGTCGCTGGCCGCCGACAAGCGCGAGGTGGCGCTGACCCTGGCGAAGCAGGATCCGGTGCTGCGAAAGGCGCTCGCTTCCCGCTTGAGCGGCGAGCAGCTCGCGGTGGACCTGAAGCAGTGGCTGAGCACCGTGCCGGCCCCGGCTTCCGTCACGGGCGTGGCGGAGCGAGCGGACCTGAGCATCCGTCGGCTCAAGGGCCTCGATCGTGAGCTCGACAGCCTGCTGCAGCTTCGTCTGGCCAGCGCGTCCATGCTGACGGCATTGCAGCAAGGCGTGGACCCCCTCTACGCGTACGAACCGGATGGCGATGACTCCCAGTGGCGATTCATCGAGGCCTTCGATGGCCTTGGCCGCGTGCACCGCCTCGACGTGCACCGCATGCCCGACCAGCCGGTGTTGGTGGTGGACATCGACGCGCGCAGGGATCTGGCCGCTGGCATCAAGCTGATGCGCGAGCAGCTCGTGACCCTCGGGCAACGTCCCCTGCCCGTCCTGGACACGGCGGCCGCGGTGCCCAGCACGCCGGTGACGATCCTCGACCGCATCTACCTGAACAATGACGAGGAGCCGTGGATCTCCGGTAACGCGGAGGTCTATGCCATCGTCAATGGTGTCGACCCCAGCCGTGACGCGCCGCAGTTGGACATCGTCGACATGCCCTATCTGGACACGGACGGCAGGACCTACTTCCCGAACCAGGTCCTGATCTTCTGGGAGCGTTACCGCTGGGCCGCGGCGAACGTCATCCTCATGGAGCACGACGACAACACCAGCTACCAGGAGCTGGTGAGCTACCTGTTCAATGTCGCGAGCCAGATCCTGACCGCCATCGGCCAGCCGGAGATCGGCGCCCTGGTGGCCCTGGGCAGCGGGCTGGTGGATCGCATGCCGGGTGAATGGTTCACCAACGACGACGACTACGTCGATTCGTTCTACACCCTGGAGAAGAACCTCAC
- a CDS encoding C45 family autoproteolytic acyltransferase/hydolase, whose protein sequence is MSHLRLMWKRSRLFWPTLAACAAVPAWAAPAPIAVPNAGFETAASTGLPQGWTATGQGKVSARGDAKAEGSRSLVIESPQGGAETTVTSEPVKLQVGRLYRLSAWVRTKGVQADAQARYPTALGACLSMQSFPFTNCSPPQGADQSGRVQVLFFATTSNDRVRAHLGHNGKATGTAWFDDVKLEEVDDVTAYVPMESVRWAGKGFRYDDGGWVYVHIEGEPYERGRQYGELVSQEIVRYIEKLGIQKDKADAAKGWAQVRLLADSLFLRRFDPEYLEEMKGIADGANKGGAKFKGPDGKERDLDVLDVVAINSAVDLGQLEDANRVTASPLSGRTFLKGEDENGRAGEGDHCSSFVATKSATKDGRVVMGQIFMWNGYTGVHWDVVLDVQPTKGHRFVMQTFPGGIHSGSDWMLNDAGIVIGETTVGQTPFNIDGTPQSNRIRKAVQYANSIDDVERILKDRNNGLYTNDWTLADTKTDEGACLLLGTAKTRLWRTGSKGKASDTPGNLKDFIWANNNNRDPEVRKESVPNASNAPVDLAFNTWNRDIAFQEFYAKYGKGGFDVDSATRMMASSPINRPHACDGKITTSEMTEKLMFLAHYGKTTLREKMVGSRWIPDLPGATPHLSLGYTAFSPIYVADQLKAAKAKQKPEPKADTQPKRDFARVKDALRFDEKKLWSNTVFPATDADNWFGSGSAAYWTQLRDLPEGDDLSKAFDTQRDALAELNARYLYITAREGDVVPIAARTDYGRYGQYAVPRIKGTYLLHQLRLTLGNAKFARVMDAVHGKFANKKLTTQDFIRTASEAAGQDVGPWVKQWVERGGLPAPRLTTRAQKAKEGYEVTLKVDQSGTPWRFATLVEVQTEKGSVLERVEVKGASDTFTVKVADRPVRVVFNVGNDIPVARERYQTLANTLDDWEKLLFVYGSAHQVESMRTLATNYREQLADASPERLAPLKPDAEVTDAELADRDLVVFGGLEDNGLLARLAAEKKLPVELGRRYFRWQGKTYGRADDGLAMALPNPWNPKRTLYLFVANSGLELWHMTRSFQRGLQSWALFRAGEVSGKGFHAADGLTQELSVDLPAPKLGMLTP, encoded by the coding sequence ATGTCCCACCTGCGTCTGATGTGGAAGCGCTCCCGTCTGTTCTGGCCCACGCTGGCCGCGTGCGCCGCGGTGCCCGCCTGGGCCGCCCCCGCGCCCATCGCCGTCCCCAACGCCGGCTTCGAAACCGCCGCCTCCACCGGCCTGCCCCAGGGCTGGACCGCCACCGGCCAGGGCAAGGTATCCGCCCGCGGCGACGCGAAGGCGGAGGGCAGCCGCAGCCTGGTCATCGAGAGCCCCCAGGGCGGCGCGGAGACCACCGTCACCTCCGAGCCCGTGAAGCTCCAGGTGGGCCGCCTCTACCGGCTCTCCGCCTGGGTCCGCACGAAGGGCGTGCAGGCGGACGCGCAGGCCCGCTACCCCACGGCGCTGGGCGCGTGTCTGTCCATGCAGAGCTTTCCCTTCACCAACTGCTCGCCGCCGCAGGGCGCGGACCAGAGCGGCCGCGTGCAGGTGCTGTTCTTCGCCACCACGTCCAATGACCGCGTGCGCGCGCACCTGGGCCACAACGGCAAGGCCACCGGCACCGCGTGGTTCGACGACGTGAAGCTGGAGGAGGTGGACGACGTCACCGCGTACGTCCCCATGGAGAGCGTGCGCTGGGCCGGCAAGGGCTTCCGCTACGACGACGGCGGCTGGGTGTACGTGCACATCGAGGGCGAGCCCTACGAGCGCGGCCGGCAGTACGGCGAGCTCGTGTCCCAGGAGATCGTCCGCTACATCGAGAAGCTGGGCATCCAGAAGGACAAGGCGGACGCCGCGAAGGGCTGGGCGCAGGTGCGCCTGCTCGCGGACTCGCTGTTCCTGCGCCGCTTCGACCCCGAGTACCTGGAGGAGATGAAGGGCATCGCCGACGGCGCCAACAAGGGCGGCGCGAAGTTCAAGGGCCCGGACGGCAAGGAGCGCGACCTGGACGTGCTGGACGTCGTCGCCATCAACTCCGCCGTGGACCTGGGGCAGCTGGAGGACGCCAACCGCGTCACCGCGTCACCGCTCTCCGGCCGCACCTTCCTCAAGGGCGAGGACGAGAACGGCCGGGCGGGGGAGGGCGACCACTGTTCGTCGTTCGTGGCCACCAAGTCCGCGACGAAGGACGGCCGCGTCGTCATGGGGCAGATCTTCATGTGGAACGGCTACACCGGCGTCCACTGGGACGTGGTGCTGGACGTGCAGCCCACCAAGGGCCACCGCTTCGTGATGCAGACCTTCCCGGGCGGCATCCACAGCGGCTCCGACTGGATGCTCAACGACGCGGGCATCGTCATCGGTGAGACGACGGTGGGCCAGACGCCCTTCAACATCGACGGCACGCCGCAGAGCAACCGCATCCGCAAGGCCGTGCAGTACGCGAACTCCATCGACGACGTGGAGCGCATCCTCAAGGACCGCAACAACGGCCTCTACACCAACGACTGGACGCTGGCGGACACCAAGACGGACGAGGGCGCGTGCCTCCTGCTGGGCACCGCGAAGACGCGCCTGTGGCGCACCGGCAGCAAGGGCAAGGCCTCCGACACGCCCGGAAACCTCAAGGACTTCATCTGGGCCAACAACAACAACCGCGACCCGGAGGTGCGCAAGGAGTCCGTGCCCAACGCGAGCAACGCCCCGGTGGACCTGGCCTTCAACACCTGGAACCGCGACATCGCCTTCCAGGAGTTCTACGCGAAGTACGGCAAGGGCGGCTTCGACGTGGACAGCGCCACGCGGATGATGGCCTCCAGCCCCATCAACCGCCCCCACGCGTGTGACGGGAAGATCACCACGTCGGAGATGACCGAGAAGCTGATGTTCCTCGCGCACTACGGCAAGACGACGCTGCGCGAGAAGATGGTGGGCAGCCGCTGGATTCCAGACCTGCCCGGCGCCACGCCGCACCTGTCCCTGGGCTACACCGCCTTCAGCCCCATCTACGTGGCGGACCAGCTCAAGGCCGCCAAGGCGAAGCAGAAGCCGGAGCCCAAGGCGGACACCCAGCCCAAGCGCGACTTCGCCCGCGTGAAGGACGCGCTCCGCTTCGACGAGAAGAAGCTCTGGTCCAACACGGTGTTCCCCGCGACGGACGCGGACAACTGGTTCGGCAGCGGGTCCGCCGCGTACTGGACCCAGCTCAGGGACCTGCCGGAGGGGGATGACCTCTCCAAGGCCTTCGACACGCAGCGCGACGCGCTGGCGGAGCTCAACGCCCGCTACCTCTACATCACGGCTCGCGAGGGCGACGTGGTGCCCATCGCCGCGCGCACGGACTACGGCCGCTATGGCCAGTACGCGGTGCCGCGCATCAAGGGCACGTACCTGCTGCACCAGCTGCGGCTGACCCTGGGCAACGCGAAGTTCGCCCGTGTGATGGACGCGGTGCACGGCAAGTTCGCCAACAAGAAGCTCACCACGCAGGACTTCATCCGCACCGCGTCCGAGGCCGCGGGACAGGACGTGGGCCCGTGGGTGAAGCAGTGGGTGGAGCGCGGGGGCCTGCCCGCGCCGCGCCTCACAACGCGCGCCCAGAAGGCGAAGGAGGGCTACGAGGTGACGCTGAAGGTGGACCAGTCCGGGACGCCCTGGCGCTTCGCCACGCTGGTGGAGGTGCAGACGGAGAAGGGCAGCGTGCTGGAGCGCGTGGAGGTGAAGGGCGCAAGCGACACCTTCACCGTGAAGGTCGCGGACCGGCCGGTGCGCGTGGTGTTCAACGTGGGCAACGACATCCCCGTGGCCCGCGAGCGCTACCAGACCCTGGCCAACACGCTGGATGACTGGGAGAAGCTCCTCTTCGTCTACGGCTCCGCGCACCAGGTGGAGTCCATGCGCACGCTGGCGACGAACTACCGCGAGCAGCTGGCGGACGCGTCCCCGGAGAGGCTGGCCCCGCTCAAGCCGGACGCGGAGGTGACGGACGCGGAGCTGGCGGACCGCGACCTCGTCGTCTTCGGCGGCCTGGAGGACAACGGGCTGCTGGCGCGGCTGGCGGCGGAGAAGAAGCTGCCGGTGGAGCTGGGCCGGCGCTACTTCCGGTGGCAGGGCAAGACGTACGGCCGCGCGGATGACGGCCTGGCCATGGCGCTGCCCAACCCCTGGAACCCGAAGCGGACGCTCTACCTCTTCGTCGCCAACAGCGGCCTGGAGTTGTGGCACATGACGCGCTCCTTCCAGCGCGGCCTCCAGAGCTGGGCCCTGTTCCGCGCGGGCGAAGTCAGCGGCAAGGGCTTCCACGCCGCCGACGGCCTCACCCAGGAGCTGTCCGTGGACCTGCCCGCCCCCAAGCTGGGCATGCTCACCCCCTGA